The nucleotide window AAAAAtatcaaactaaaaataattaaagttttttttatcaaagttaAAATATATAAGATTAAATTACTAGAAGTGGGGCATTTTCAGTAAGCACATTGATTTTCATTTATATTcatgtgaattagtaaacatcagtactactcctactttaatttcaaaaaaatttaataaacagttTTAATaggaatttgatttaaattccGTCTCATTCCGACTTctttctcaattcaattcctcctcaaatCTATTTCCATCTTCTCCAAGAGAAGAGAGCATGGCTCTCTTGGTATAACAAGGTTGAACTTCTCCACTCTCAATACAAAAAACGTGTAAAATATAAAGGCACTAGTGAACTAGAGCAGTgagagctagagagagaaaaaacagACAGAAATAGAAGAAGACCAAAACAAACGGCTGAATGCTCAACCAACataaaacaacataaaacttggTTACCTCTGAGATACATAAAGGAGGAGCGCACAACTTATGTGTATAGGGTTGTGACCCTCAAGACTAAATTATATGTACAACAAATAGTGCATGTACGATGCGACAACCTCCACAACCTGATTCCTGAGTATGCATATATTGCTTCTGccccctaatttaattttacaaaGGAGATACAAATCCTTCAAAAGATCGACCTCAAAGCTGTATCAACTCCGGAATCAACTTCAACAGAAAAGAAAGCTCCCTCTGTGAGAACTCCGGCTTTGATTTCTCCTGCATTATGCTCCCGTCTTCCTCCGCCCCCCCTGATGGCTCAATCATATCCGACACCGCCTCCGTTATCTCTTTCACAAAATCCACTATCACTCCCTCGATTCCCATTAGGTGTTGCATGTATACTGCTTCCGGCACGTTGCTGCAATGTCatcatcaatttcatcaacaatttttcattcatacataattttttaagttCAACTCTAACTCGAATTCATCAAGCAAACGGAATTCCGCAAGCTTACTTCAATTTGCCGTAAGTTAGGAGTGAAAGCTTGGCCTCCTTGATCTTGGTTAGAGCCCCGGGATTTCTGAAAACGCCTCTAACCTCCGACACAATACCTTGCAAACCACCCTCCAAACATACTTTTATCGCCTCCTCCAAAGAATTCCTTCGCACATCATAGTAAAGCTCATTCCCACCATTTGTCAAGAAAAAGACCTGCCATCATCAATTCATTCAGAACAGTAATTAGTAACTGATTACATTGAACATCGATCGCATTCAAAAGTAAATTATATACGAGAAAAGTGCTTACAGGGTAAGTGTTCTGCAACTTTTTAACCAACAAGGCCGCATCAGGTTGGAAGCTTGAGAAAATGACCGGCCTATCTCTGGCATACTCAAACACCACCTGTTCCACAAAATTATAATCCATATGAGCACAAGCATTATCGAAACTAACAATCAGGCCTCGTTTGGCGCCTAGGATTTAATCTCgtgtacaaatttaaaaaatacgaTGATTGATGGACGTACTTGCAAGACGGACTGAAGGACGCGGAAGATAGAGTCCTCCTGGTAAACAATGTAATCATCGAATTTCAACTCGATGTTGAAGCCGAGGGAAGGCTCGACCTGCTCAAAGGCCTCTTGGAGCGTGCAGTGGGGGTCATCATTTTCGACATCCCATCTTACTATTTTACCATCTTTGGTTTTCCTTAACAACAACTTTCCCTCCTTCCCTGGCTCTCTTTGCGGACCATAGTTTAGGAATTCCGAGAGACACAGCTCGGTAATTCTCCTCTGAAACACAGTACCCTGatgaaaccaaaatttaacTTGTAAGCTGAAGATTAATTACCAGGTAAACATACAAGGAAAAGTAAAAAGTAAATGGAGGGTGGAGAAATTATGCTTACGTTTTCTTCCGAGAAGATGAAGTCGTCGTGGAAAATGACCGGGCAGTCATCTTTGGTTACCTACAAAAAGCCACCACATTTGGGTTTCACTTTCCTGTTTcagtttttctctcttttttttttcacttttttttttcttcattcacCTCCAATCTtcaaattttaatccaatttccaaaaattaagggagaaaaaatgcagaaaaggaGATAATCAGTACCGTTTCAAACTCAAAACAAGTTTCCGGAAATAGAAAAGCAAAGGACTTGATCTTGATTTAAGAGCTTATTAAGCTAAACCCCAGCTTGGAAATTCACCAAAAATAGAAAAGTAGCCGAAATTACAGAAATACCCTAAAACCCAGAACCGGATTTCACTGCAGACTCGATCAAGATCCAaactttcaaccaaaaaaatcaaacttctTTCTCATGCAAATGCCGACAACAAAACGGCGTACTCGGCGACAAGAAAATGCAGGTGGGATATGGAAATTCCGGCAAATTCatttaaataaaaactgaaatatCCGGAAAGCCCACCGCCAAAATTCAGAAACACATTGGGACCATTGGTTTGAttgaattgagagagagagagagagagagagagagagaaagagagagagagattaaggTCTCACCTGAACATCGAATTCGATGAAATCGAGGGGGAAGCTGGCGGCGGCGTTGAAGGACATGATGGAGTTCTCTTTAATGGCTCTCATTCTCCGATCGGACGACTGTAGCGCGTTCATTCCGCTCCCTCTGTGTCCGATCACTAGAAACTTGGGTATCCTCGGTGCCCCCCGATTCATCTCCACACCTATAAGCACAACATTATTCAAATTAACaaccttttttatttaattgacaagatcataaataaattaattagagGACTAATTAATCAAAGATTATACCTTTGGGGAAGCGGGAGGAGTAGAGCGCCAGAGAGGCGTTTTCCGGCACCTGATCGAGATTCGGGACGTCGGAGACGTGGACGGCCTTGAGAGCCATTTTTAAAAAATCAAGGGAGAAGAAAAGACGggaaaattaaactaaataaaaagaaaggagGACAGAGAGACCAGAGGGGTGCCCGGAAGCAAAAGCAAGGTGAACGTGGAGCTGTGTAATTTGTTGATGGAAGCACGAGTGTGAGAAGGAGGAGGGGCTATTTATTTTGGAGGAGGAAAGGAGGAGGGACCTgcggaagagagagagagagagagcgccaAACGGGACGGGATCTCTCTGAAGCATATTCCCCCTCGCATCTCTGGATATTCCATTTTTCCTACTCTCTTTGCACCAAATAACCAAAACACGCGCTTCATATCGGTCAACCGTCAACCGTTCTAATTTTCTTTGTCCAAAAAAccgaaattttttataattttggcgCGACAACCAGATCTCCACGTGTTATTTGTCGGATTTTGCACTTTCTGGAAATCGGGGGAGTGGAAGATCACTCGAATATCCAAAAACTAATATTGTTATTTTTCGACGGAATTGTATTCTCACCGGAGCAAACTCTCATAATTTTTTGATCTAATAACACAGACAGTTTAATTTTTATCTAaagattataattattataatttttaaaaagatcTCACATTTATAACAATTTCATGTTAATAGATCAAGAGGATCACGACAATTTATCTcgaagaggatccaattcctttTTCTACGGTCACAACACAAATAAATATGTTTTTTAAGAcaggaaaacataaaaaatataggacaaggattgtttgccctccttgTTCCCATGCTCTCTTATgctctcctgttttgtgtggtcacggttaagccacgtcaacattttatattattttttttataaaaataataagacaaaaataaatagtaatataaaatattaacgtgaattaaccgtgatcacacaaataaGAAGGTATGAAATGTTACGAAAATAAGGATGGcggacaatccttgtccaaacATATAAGACTCGCGTCAGAGCCAAGTGTATCGGATAAGATAAGTTCGTACCCGTGGCGTGGTGCGAAAGTGTCGGGTCTCCGAACCGGCGAGTACAGGTGAGTTGGCGCCAATGTAAAATGTCTAGTTGTCTACATGCTTCCACGTCTTCGCCTTGTCCCCGCCCGTATACGTTGCCATGTTACGGTTTTCTTTTCCCGCTAACCGTATGTTTCCGTTAGAAAGTTTGTATGCACTATATTTTTTAACATTCATTTTGATTTCGATCCTTAATCAATTTAATTGTTAGAttgaaattttgtttgtttaaatattttgatcgagATCTTTAACATCATTTAAGAGATTTAATTATGCATTTAatgtcccacaaattatgagtaaaaatataataaatacttaaaaataaatattagagTAATATTGTCCTTCACAAAATTATTGCAAGAAATAATGtacccacataattattaacatGTTTGAAAAGATAACTactgatatattttaaaacataatctaaatacatataattagcatgggtacatttagcaaaataaaaaatgggtacaaataaattaaataatatgggtacaaatacaaataaaactttaaaaaatatgggcacaaaaagaaattaatatatgggtacaaattaaaaaatgggtacaaactaaaaataaaaatatatgacagattttttagccataaatataaatatacaaaatataacatgtctaacactaaatgaatatatttagaaataaaaaatattttattattaaaataattaatgaattttatTAATACTTAAAGAtcttaataaaaatacaaaaaaaataagattttaatcaataaagtaaaaaaaaaggaatgaaaacctaatttctcatttttctAAACTACTAGAAGTAAACGATGAATTGTTTTGGTTCTTGGCCTGGATCTTACAGGCTGCCACATGATCCTGATTATCCAATATCCACCAAGCATATACTCACTCACTAATTATCCAGCCAACTATACATATTACCTACCATGCAAGTTGCAACTAGACAACACATATAAAAGACAGCAATGGAATATAATAAGTGGACAAGAATACATATATCTGTTGCCCCATTTTCTGCAGGTGACAGGTGACATGTGACATGTGACATGCCCAtctattcttttcttttggtaTGAAAATATAATCAATTTAGTTTTGGTCTGGTATAAAGGGGAAGGGCCTTTGCTCTTATATTAGGGCTCCATGCACACGCAGTTGCTTTCTTTGTGCTTCCACGTCGAGTTTTTACTACAACTTGAGGAGTTTTGTGTGCCTAATGACttgttttatttagtttttacaCTCCTTTTGtttacaagaaaaagaaagatttgaaCTCGAGCCACAACTAGTTTGTCCAACCCAAGTTTAGATAAACCTTTTTATTGGTCTCACACATATAAGGTATCTAttgtttggaaaagaaaaaaagaatcaaaTATGAAAAGGAGAAATTTTAGAAGTATTGATCGATTAAATTAAGTTGGTTAGAATAGCGTGTAATTTCTCTGTTTACACTTAAATTCAAATCGCTTTAGGTATAATTTTTTGAACGATGAACCAAATTATAATAAGAAATTAATAAGAAAATGAACGGAATGATGGAAGTTCGATGTGatggtaataaaatatttttaatatttgtaacaTATTAAAAAAGTGTTATACTCGTCCAATAAATGATTGACAAACAGATAATTTGTTGAAAAATCCACATCGGTATATTGAGAAAACAATTTGCAATCCTTTATGATTATATGGTTCTATTTCTAAATATACAGATTCTTTTTAAACTAAACCCTATTAGTATAACAATTGATCCATCTTTCTTAAACTTTGACAAAATTAATTACGTAAGAGAATGTGTCTATGATAAGGGTGATGATGCATTGCATGACGTGTAACCACGGTAAGCTTATCTGATAACTTAAACTAATAAGAATTAGCCCAACAATCCACTTTCTCCAACAAACATTTCATCTCATCTCAACAGTTGGTGCCAGCAACCATCAATCAATTCACACATGTTTATGTTGGAAATATAttctctccggatctcttctaCTAAGATCATCTGATTAAGTGATCTGGATccttgaaatttaatcaaacgactaaagttattataacttttaaaggggaTCATGTTtttaaccgttgaatcaaattttaaagattTACATCACTTGATCCGGTAGTCTTGGTAGAAGAGATTCAGCATCTCTTTCCATTCATGTCATCTGCCAAAAATGAGAGCCAATAATTGGGGATCTTGAAGCTGGACTGACTAGGAATGTGTAATATCTCAAATCAATCCACAGCTCCACATTATAAAGGTCGCCTAGAGCGTTTGAAtttgtcatttcccaattttctGTACCTTCCAGCTTTCCTCTAAGTATTCTTCTTTTTAGAGATTATCAATCGTGACGTTTCATACCAAAAACCAAACATCTATTTTAATTACTTGTGCATATACACGTCACGTAGGCATGCATGTATGCGTCTTTACCCAACATATGtgggaaaggaaaggaaaaaaataagggaattttaacgaaaaattacattttttacactaaaaagtcaattatagtactatttactttacccttatcgttaaaactcaaaattttcattaattttcctaaaaaataaaGGTAGTTTACGAAGTTACCCTTTAATATTTAGCGGAAACTAACACTGCAGAGTTGGATGGCGACTGAACATGCATAGTATTTGTTGGTATGCATGTTCCATACGTATTGAGCTTTCTTTTAATTTGTCACTAAAAGCAAACATTTAGGTATGTTTTGTCACTAAAGCAACGAGTATCTGGTGCCATTCGTCATGAGTTACAGTGGCCATTGGGAACGTACGTACGATTGATGTAgccaatttctttctttttcacatCTCATCTGATCGTTCGTTATTTTTATGCAGGAGTGGATCGTTTGATTCGTCTTGTTTgggattttaattaattaggtcATGGAATTCCAATGTCGCACTACTTCTCTCATATTGCATGCTTAAATTATTACCGCATTTTCTTCACTTTAATGAATCAGATTCCATCATATATCCATCATGCATGAGAACTTGCTGGCTAGCCACCCCTTTCTCATACCCAATAGGCATCGTGACATGTTCAATGATCTTTTGTGTCACCCATATCTGACCTCATGTCttccattgggcttttatttggGGACATCTGATTGATCGGGCTGCTCAAGGCAAGTAAGGGCTGCGTAACTCATGTCTTAAAGCACTCACTCACGTACATGTCTATATATTATAAATCAGCAAAGGATTTAGCGTTTGATTTGGACCACAAGTCTTTGTATTCTGTATAAGTTGTATCAGTTAGCTGGCTCGTAAGGGGTTAGCTAGGGTTGGAATTGTTTTTCCTTCCTTGGTTTGGTCCTTCTATTACTTAATAAGTTATTGAACAGGTGTGGAAGGAAGGGAACGGAACGGAAAAGGGACTCGGGGTTTTGACACAACATCATCTCCATTAAGAGGTTTTTTCAAGTGTCGGGTATTCAAGTTGTACGTACTCCATatatcataatacaagtggagaaaatgatatatttttcgCATCTCTCTACTTATTTTATAACAGGTGAAGTACCCGCTTAAATACAGAAACACTAGAAAAAATTTCTCATCTCCAACATCTCCATCTCTCCAAGCCTTTGTGATGAAATTTCACGTGCTTCTGTTCACATAGAATCATAGATAATCTGATGCTCACTTCACTGCCTCCAATGCTGTGCAACCTATAGGTAGGAATATCAAATGTCTATTTTAGTTATATAAATACTTCAAAAACTTCTTGTAGTATCATGAATTTCCCTTCCAAAAATATCATCACAACCTTTGTTTTCATGCCATTTTCGATACACTTGCAAGCCTCTATAATATCATATTGGTTATTGGACATTATCGAGTTTTTCCAAATCCCCATAAATCATTTTCAGCATGACTTTACAAATGATGATATAAATAAATGGTAAGCAGAACACTTTTGTTATCTATTTATGTGGCTCAGTAAATGGTAAAACCACTTATAAATGACTAATAACAGTTTCCTTATATACAGACAAAAGATCTTGTGAAGCTaaaaatttacatttttcataaaaaccatgaactatAAGTCACGATTTTAAattggttttgcaaattttttgggtaaaaaaaaaaaccgtcaCAAACCTTGTTAAGCTAATTAAAATTCAGGTAGACATTTCAGAGATTTTTCTCACACAAAATCATTTATGGGACCTACTACTCCTTTTACTTGTTATTCATGGTCTCATTTTAGAGATTTTCCAAACCCTAGAAATCGCTTACGAGACCTAACTTTTTTCACCCATTTTGCTATGTTGTAATAAAATCGTCACAATCCTTGTTTTCGTGCCATTTCGTCACACTACaagcttttttttaatttcatgccGGAAATCTACTTTTTGGCACTACATTTCTGTAAATTACCGACACCAAATAAATACTTAGGCTTCGATTTTGGTAATAGCTATTACAGATTTGAACCGAATGGTATTTACAGCTGTACTCCCACCACCCCATCACAACACAACGGCTACAACTCTCTCattcattcaaaatgttgtAACCCTCTAATCTAAGTCCACacattattataaaatattcaGGGACGTAGGCTTAAACTCAATcagtataatttatatagaacagATTCACCGTCATGTAACGTTCTAATCCAATAGTACATTAACATGTAGAGAATTGAATCAAGACGTGACATTGAATCTGTCGCATATAAAGTGGAGAGGCTATTATACAAACAATAGGAATAGCCGATtaggggaagaagaagataagatgaagaaaaagctgtctgcctctctctctctgaggaGGGGactgagaagaagaggaagaagaaagaagcatTAATGGAAAATACAGAAGCATTAAATATCTCTGAGAGTATATTAATTGCTTGCGTTAATCGCTACAGTGTCTGTTGTCCGTCTTCAGGCTGCCTTCATTGCTCTCCCAAACCGCCTCTCTCTCCCGATCTCTTATCCTCTGCAACTGCAACCCACCTCTTCATCTCTCATttattgctctctctctctctcgttctgTGGCCAGTCCACAATGCATGTAAAAACATGTCATCCCAACTGCTTAATTTCCATCCAAGTAAAAAGGCAGTAACTTTCAGTTATGATTTAGATCATCTTACTAATGTCTTTGTTGCCTCCTCCTAACTGCAGCTTGTTAAACTCGGAACCCAGCTGCTGAGTTAAACTTGAACTTGACTCGGGCATCTTCCACCTTGAGCTGCCCCATGATGATGAATTAGTAGAATCACTTAAACTTAAGCCTGCTTTTGCTTCTGAAGAAATGCCTTTCATTGCCATCACTTTTGTTGGTATGGAAGGTCTCACTGGTGCCGGTGGTGCTGCACAAACTGGGATCACCGATCTCATTTGAACTGCAGGTGCAAAATTCTTGTGAGGACTTAACCCTCCACTATACATGTTGAATCCACTAGTCCGTCTTTTTGAAATCTTGACACCAGGTGCGGCCTTAATTGGACCGGACAATTCAAAAGCGCCATAATTTCCGGCATTAGACACAGGAAATTGCCTGTATGCAGAACCTGATGAACCAAATATACCACTTGAATTTGAACCACTAGGACCCTCCTTTACAATACCAAGCCATTCTTCCTCATCCCTTTGGTGCTCTTCTAATGGAGGTGGTATAACTTGTGAACCTTCCCTCACACTCACTTGTACTGGGATTGGCCTATAATCGGATAATGGCGGATGGGAAGGGGACTTGTCTTTGTTGAGCATTGTAGATGGTGGCAAAATCTTCGAGGTGGTTCGAGGGGGAGGTGGAGGAAGAAGAGATGCAAAAGTGTTCTGCTTTTGAACTGTTGAAACTTGTGGAACCAAATCAGTTAACAGATCTACCAGCCTCGAGTTTTGATTCTGCAGAGAGCTAGTACTACTACTGGATGAAGATGATGACGATGACAACGACGATGATGATCTCACCATTCTTCTCCTTGCTTGAATTGGATCCATCCTCCTCATAAATTGCTTGCTATTATTATTGTTGTTATCATCTCTGGGTTTAAAATTTGAGAGCAACCTTGTCACAACTGCCTGCTCTTCTTCTGCTTCTTTATTTGTGGAAAACCCCAGGTCTGGAATTGCACAAAGATACTACATTTCATGAAGCAATTGCATAATGCTAATAAAAAACACAGTTAAAACAAAATATGCAGAAAATGCATACATACTTTTTTTCAAGGCAAACCAGGCTGCAATTGcagcattcttctctgcttgcttCTTGGTTTTGGCCGGCTCGCCAGTAAAATTCATTCCGGCAAGCTCCACGGTACACGTAAAAACCGGGACATGGCCGGGACCTGATCGTACAGTGGTGTATACAGGGAGCTTCAGCCCAGCTCTGTGAGCTGTTTCTTGGAGGAGGTTTTTGTAAATTCCAGTTTCATCCTTCACATTTACGTAAgataaaattcaataaaaaaccaTGCTAAATAATTATTCAACGTAACTTTGGAAACAGAGAGGCTTATGGTGGATGTTAATGAACTTACAAGAACTCTGGCAGTGAGAGACCTGGAAGGGCCTCTGGTGGAGAGCTTATTGAGAGCAACTTCTGCGGCTGCATGCTCCGCCTGTCTCACCGTGGTGCAGTAGGCCGGGCTTTCGAAGATCTCGTGGTTAAAGTTTACGGAAGCTTTGAATCTCGGCGCATGATCCGGTCCTTCCCTGGTGCACGCGTACGAAGGCAGGTTGAAACAGCTTCTCTGTGCAAGCTCCTGCAGCTGGTTCTTGTACATCTCCTTCACAAAACAAATCCAAAAAACCCACCAAATCTTCCATAAAACATAATTACAAGGAAAACCCATCATTTCAAGTGGCAAAAATCATACAAAAAATGGTTGTTAAATTAGCGGAGAAACTTACATGTAATTAAAAGCAGGATTTTTTAAGAGATATCAAGAGTGAAAGATAATGAACTAAACTAGTTGCGAGCGACGAGCAGATTCCTCAGTCAGTCCTACATTGGCTACGAGCACAAAAGTTACAACTAGTAAATGTCTTCTGAGAGACAGCaggtggagaagaagaaggacaaGAAAAAGCGAAAAGGAAATGAAATGGTGAAGCTTTAATTACGAGCAGCTGGTAAAATCTTATTGTACGGAGCAGTGTTATCAGCACACTGAGAAAAATCTCGGAGCAGGCGGAGTGGAAAATGTCAAAAAACGAAGCTTTAATTACtctttttgagattttttaccAACTAGGGAAACAGAATTCTTTACTGCTATtaattcaaatcaaatattttccCGTTATATCTGCAAGGTCAAATTGCACAACAATCCCTGCAGTAATACATTACCAAATTatcaatttattttgttttggggaaaagatAAAGACCATATCATCGGATTTGGTTCATCTCCTGAGCTTAGAAGGTTGAGCTTCATGAGCAAAGCACATGGACTGTTGGattttaatccaacggctacaaacagaggGATcctctaaaagttgtaataacATCACGCGATAGTGTAACAATAATTCACAATATAATTGGTGAACCACAGAGAGAGAAACTCCACAATGGCAATACAATTAGGAACTAACTAATTCCACAAACGCAATACAAAACAAGAAAGCTCACCCATACAACACACAACTCCTTCCTAAATTGCACAACGGCCAAACCCAACACCTTACAGTGAAAGTCCCTTCCCCATATTGCACATAATATTAATGTCGGACTTAAATGGCTGCGCACGAAAACAAACCACCACTCTGCAGGACAATCAAATCTTCCGTGTCGCTAGTCAGCTGGTCTGTCGCATTTTGGCTGCCTATGTATGTCGGTTCTCGTTCGTCAAGCCGCCGCTGCTACTGCTGCCCATGCGGTTTGGTTCCCCGACTCTAGCTGCCAAAGCAAGAACTTCTGGGGACATTTCCCAACTTCCACTTTTCCTTCCCCAGCTCGATCGCCTGGGATGTATTCCAGCGCGATCCACAGTTTCATCAACTGTCGTCCTTATATCTGGGGATACTTCACTTAATTCACCATCTTTTACATTCACGCGATCATTGCCGTTATGCTGCCCGTCGTAA belongs to Malus sylvestris chromosome 17, drMalSylv7.2, whole genome shotgun sequence and includes:
- the LOC126612157 gene encoding glycerophosphodiester phosphodiesterase GDPD1, chloroplastic-like; the protein is MALKAVHVSDVPNLDQVPENASLALYSSRFPKGVEMNRGAPRIPKFLVIGHRGSGMNALQSSDRRMRAIKENSIMSFNAAASFPLDFIEFDVQVTKDDCPVIFHDDFIFSEENGTVFQRRITELCLSEFLNYGPQREPGKEGKLLLRKTKDGKIVRWDVENDDPHCTLQEAFEQVEPSLGFNIELKFDDYIVYQEDSIFRVLQSVLQVVFEYARDRPVIFSSFQPDAALLVKKLQNTYPVFFLTNGGNELYYDVRRNSLEEAIKVCLEGGLQGIVSEVRGVFRNPGALTKIKEAKLSLLTYGKLNNVPEAVYMQHLMGIEGVIVDFVKEITEAVSDMIEPSGGAEEDGSIMQEKSKPEFSQRELSFLLKLIPELIQL
- the LOC126610376 gene encoding double-stranded RNA-binding protein 3-like; the protein is MYKNQLQELAQRSCFNLPSYACTREGPDHAPRFKASVNFNHEIFESPAYCTTVRQAEHAAAEVALNKLSTRGPSRSLTARVLDETGIYKNLLQETAHRAGLKLPVYTTVRSGPGHVPVFTCTVELAGMNFTGEPAKTKKQAEKNAAIAAWFALKKNLGFSTNKEAEEEQAVVTRLLSNFKPRDDNNNNNSKQFMRRMDPIQARRRMVRSSSSLSSSSSSSSSSTSSLQNQNSRLVDLLTDLVPQVSTVQKQNTFASLLPPPPPRTTSKILPPSTMLNKDKSPSHPPLSDYRPIPVQVSVREGSQVIPPPLEEHQRDEEEWLGIVKEGPSGSNSSGIFGSSGSAYRQFPVSNAGNYGAFELSGPIKAAPGVKISKRRTSGFNMYSGGLSPHKNFAPAVQMRSVIPVCAAPPAPVRPSIPTKVMAMKGISSEAKAGLSLSDSTNSSSWGSSRWKMPESSSSLTQQLGSEFNKLQLGGGNKDISKMI